The following proteins come from a genomic window of Methanosarcina sp. MTP4:
- a CDS encoding VWA domain-containing protein produces MEKSDSLLNNLNDPSLETYSFFSRNRPWHGSLTVRKQTAALLEGELRSTIARPRTIPRSLREKIAEVITQEILFGQPYEIKDPAKFIGHFGAFYPVFLTLKNSKPWPKLRKIARKSPGAGVACLKLLLPLVYDVMERFSAASDSSVEGLGFEIEAVLREFEKVLRETFLLWGNRSQEGLTDRGGKPCQPDLEPNNGQTALCEAVLNFMQMDGYQAFLDGMLKGLYRRMDEFISEMEENLDLFDLLALLFPGRNWSYSVKELKKEPFYVHLKMVRRFSSFFEENPDLRRIVDFIGRREFDPPADRIRYSPFGKNRIQTVRFSDSLNNLLPMEAAKLLNPTLKRKFYADMLEGRLLSYQLLGKHFTGPPRLKPKGPLIVLVDTSGSMHGAPQTLAKSAVLAIAKRMLAQKRDMKVILFASTTQHLEIELSSRKRMSEKFLNFLLYTFGGGTDFNTALASGLKSLKEKDFRGADLLFITDGKSEVSDELVLTRWEEAKKKYNAKIYSLIVGASGAGGLEEISDYTYLVEMDVGREGAGGVVRLVEVKTKDDEP; encoded by the coding sequence ATGGAAAAATCGGATAGTCTCCTGAACAATCTGAATGACCCCTCCCTAGAAACTTACTCTTTTTTTTCAAGAAACAGGCCCTGGCACGGCTCCCTTACCGTCCGGAAGCAGACCGCAGCCCTGCTGGAAGGCGAGCTTAGAAGCACAATTGCCCGGCCCAGGACTATCCCCCGATCTCTGAGAGAAAAAATTGCTGAAGTAATCACCCAGGAAATCCTCTTCGGACAGCCTTATGAAATAAAAGACCCTGCAAAATTCATCGGGCATTTCGGAGCCTTTTACCCTGTTTTCCTGACCCTGAAAAACTCAAAACCCTGGCCAAAACTCCGAAAGATCGCGAGAAAAAGTCCCGGAGCCGGCGTTGCCTGCCTGAAGCTTCTCCTCCCGCTTGTGTACGATGTCATGGAACGTTTTTCGGCAGCTTCCGATTCTTCCGTAGAGGGACTCGGGTTCGAAATTGAGGCTGTCCTCCGGGAATTCGAAAAGGTCTTGAGAGAAACTTTCCTCCTCTGGGGAAACCGCTCTCAGGAAGGACTCACGGACAGGGGTGGCAAGCCTTGTCAGCCGGATCTGGAACCAAATAATGGGCAGACGGCTCTTTGCGAAGCTGTCCTGAACTTCATGCAGATGGACGGCTACCAGGCTTTCCTGGACGGCATGCTGAAAGGACTCTACCGCAGGATGGACGAGTTCATCTCGGAGATGGAGGAAAACCTGGACCTCTTCGACCTGCTTGCCCTCCTCTTTCCGGGCAGAAACTGGAGCTATTCCGTAAAGGAACTTAAAAAAGAGCCCTTTTATGTCCACCTGAAGATGGTCAGGCGCTTTTCAAGCTTTTTCGAAGAAAACCCGGACCTGAGGCGGATTGTGGACTTTATCGGAAGGCGGGAGTTCGATCCTCCGGCAGACCGCATACGCTACTCGCCCTTCGGGAAAAACAGGATCCAGACCGTCCGCTTCTCCGACTCCCTGAACAACCTCCTTCCAATGGAAGCCGCAAAACTCCTGAATCCGACCCTGAAAAGAAAGTTCTACGCGGACATGCTGGAAGGAAGGCTCCTTAGCTACCAGCTGCTTGGAAAACACTTTACAGGCCCGCCCCGCCTGAAACCAAAAGGCCCCCTGATCGTCCTTGTGGATACCTCGGGTTCCATGCACGGGGCTCCCCAGACCCTTGCCAAATCCGCGGTGCTTGCCATAGCAAAAAGGATGCTCGCCCAGAAACGGGACATGAAAGTCATCCTTTTCGCCTCCACAACCCAGCACCTGGAAATCGAGCTCAGCAGCAGGAAGCGGATGTCGGAAAAGTTCCTGAACTTCCTCCTCTACACCTTCGGGGGCGGGACGGACTTTAACACCGCGCTTGCTTCCGGGCTAAAGAGCCTTAAAGAAAAGGACTTTCGGGGTGCGGACCTGCTCTTTATCACGGACGGGAAGTCCGAGGTCTCCGACGAACTTGTGCTTACCCGCTGGGAAGAGGCAAAGAAGAAGTACAACGCAAAGATCTATTCGCTGATAGTGGGAGCTTCCGGAGCAGGAGGGCTTGAGGAAATCTCGGATTACACCTACCTGGTGGAGATGGACGTGGGAAGAGAAGGAGCCGGCGGGGTTGTGAGGCTGGTTGAAGTGAAAACTAAGGATGATGAGCCTTAA
- a CDS encoding AAA family ATPase, whose translation MEYFKEREAEINGSLLAVLSGENLLFLGPPGTAKTLLAKNVCQSIEGGNFFNYLLTSFSTPEEIFGPLSLKALEEDEFRRKIDGCLPTAHLALLDEIFKASSAILNSLLTILNEHKYHNGREIVDVPLLSVFGASNELPEEDESLEALYDRFLFRYRLAYIQDDENFRSLLFRTLGDFEPAVQISVSQIEELRASAENLPVDPDVELIITELRRALQLREIEISDRRWKKVVQVLKVAACSSGCPTVDRTMALLLQHMLWNLPEEREAIRKTVFELVVSGGISTEKLRLDAGDLKAAISIALINELPIGTVCDSCGEEFSLRQEVEAHHNMHPNHSYKLKREGDSRIYPYDNLIREIDSLQESSGKTAALSPAQKEVFENEYEDLAGRLKGVKKRFEKERELLRDLMEANIWLSTLDRNEALLLHDTRSEELSEIEGLMKEIRSVLGLQIRPSGHVEAEAEVNAEVKAKVPVPDSSSSSAGFMKGLGSRFKLR comes from the coding sequence ATGGAATACTTCAAAGAGCGCGAAGCTGAAATCAACGGCTCCCTGCTTGCCGTCCTTTCAGGGGAAAACCTGCTCTTCCTGGGTCCACCCGGCACCGCCAAGACCCTGCTTGCAAAAAATGTCTGCCAGTCAATCGAAGGCGGAAACTTTTTTAACTACCTCCTGACCAGCTTTTCCACCCCCGAAGAGATCTTTGGCCCGCTTTCCTTAAAAGCCCTTGAAGAAGACGAGTTCCGGCGGAAAATCGACGGCTGCCTCCCGACCGCCCACCTCGCCCTCCTGGACGAGATCTTCAAGGCGAGCAGCGCTATCCTGAACAGCCTCCTGACCATCCTGAACGAACACAAATACCACAACGGAAGGGAGATTGTAGACGTGCCCCTGCTCTCGGTTTTCGGGGCGTCCAATGAACTTCCCGAAGAGGATGAAAGTCTCGAAGCCCTCTACGACCGCTTCCTCTTCAGGTACAGGCTAGCCTATATCCAGGACGACGAGAACTTCCGAAGCCTTCTCTTCCGGACCCTCGGGGACTTCGAACCTGCCGTACAAATTTCGGTGTCCCAGATCGAAGAGCTGCGTGCCAGTGCGGAAAACCTGCCCGTTGACCCTGATGTCGAGCTTATCATCACCGAACTCAGGCGGGCTCTCCAGCTCCGGGAAATCGAAATCTCGGACAGGCGCTGGAAAAAGGTCGTCCAGGTGCTGAAAGTTGCAGCCTGCAGCAGCGGCTGCCCGACTGTTGACCGGACGATGGCGCTTTTGCTCCAGCACATGCTCTGGAACCTCCCCGAAGAACGCGAAGCAATCCGGAAAACGGTCTTCGAACTCGTGGTCTCCGGCGGGATCAGCACCGAGAAACTGCGCCTGGATGCCGGGGACCTGAAAGCTGCCATAAGCATCGCCCTGATAAACGAGCTGCCGATTGGAACAGTCTGCGACAGCTGCGGAGAAGAATTCAGCCTCAGGCAGGAGGTGGAAGCGCACCATAACATGCACCCGAACCACAGCTATAAACTCAAAAGGGAAGGGGATTCCAGAATTTACCCTTACGATAACCTCATCCGGGAAATCGATTCCCTACAGGAAAGTTCGGGGAAAACTGCCGCTCTCTCCCCGGCTCAGAAGGAAGTTTTTGAAAACGAATATGAGGACCTGGCAGGCAGGTTGAAGGGTGTAAAAAAGCGCTTTGAAAAAGAACGCGAACTTCTCAGGGACCTCATGGAGGCAAACATCTGGCTCTCAACCCTCGACCGGAACGAAGCCCTGCTCCTGCACGATACAAGAAGTGAAGAACTTTCCGAAATTGAGGGCCTTATGAAGGAAATCCGTTCCGTCCTCGGTTTACAAATCAGGCCCTCAGGACACGTCGAAGCGGAAGCTGAAGTAAATGCGGAAGTGAAAGCAAAAGTCCCGGTCCCGGATTCGAGCAGCAGCTCTGCCGGGTTCATGAAAGGGCTGGGGTCCAGGTTCAAGTTGAGATAA
- a CDS encoding ABC transporter ATP-binding protein, which produces MITVKNLKRYYGTGETAVKALRGVSFEIKKGEFVAIMGASGSGKTTLLRILALLDDATDGEYTIRGLKVSSLPEAERSYYRLTQVGYVFQDYALINEMTSAENVYVLSMMEGKSRKESYKTALEALDKVGLKEKHNRIPDELSGGEKQRVAIARAIAKKPDILFADEPCANLDTRNSKQVLDVFKELNEKYGQTIIMVTHEPWHTEYVDRVITLEDGSLVSDEQKRR; this is translated from the coding sequence ATGATCACAGTAAAAAACCTGAAAAGGTATTACGGGACAGGGGAAACAGCTGTAAAGGCTCTCAGGGGTGTTTCGTTTGAAATAAAGAAAGGGGAATTTGTAGCGATAATGGGTGCGTCCGGAAGTGGAAAAACGACTCTTTTAAGGATACTGGCATTATTGGACGACGCAACAGATGGGGAATATACCATTCGGGGATTGAAGGTTTCCAGTTTGCCTGAAGCAGAAAGGAGTTATTACAGGCTGACACAGGTCGGTTATGTCTTCCAGGATTATGCACTTATAAATGAAATGACCTCTGCAGAAAATGTTTATGTGCTCTCCATGATGGAAGGCAAATCAAGGAAGGAATCTTACAAAACTGCTCTTGAAGCATTAGATAAGGTTGGTCTAAAAGAAAAACATAACAGGATTCCTGATGAATTATCCGGTGGAGAAAAACAAAGAGTGGCAATCGCAAGAGCCATAGCAAAAAAACCTGACATATTGTTTGCTGACGAGCCATGTGCAAACCTGGACACTCGAAACTCAAAACAAGTACTGGATGTGTTCAAAGAGCTGAATGAAAAATATGGCCAAACAATTATAATGGTAACTCATGAACCATGGCATACTGAGTATGTTGACAGAGTAATTACTCTTGAAGATGGTAGTTTAGTTAGCGATGAGCAAAAACGAAGGTAG
- a CDS encoding ABC transporter permease: protein MINDIRVGALIAYCSVKRGNKKTLMFIVFVLSLIFMNLVFLPSMIGGMTVLFTGMMQDYPYGDVVIEPTGDKTYINNADNVLQKVRAVEGVRAATKRLDVGASIEHKQKVVGVTVTGLLPTEEYEISRYPYIITEGDFLGELSRDEIIIGAAIAGTSPVFGEIYDNLGEVRAGSLVDVTYSNGVKRTYKVKGIMEGTFELVDLNALVHYKEIEEVYDLEESKATSVVVRVDKQGTEEQIQDKIREAGVNEQVFTWADKSESLIRQAMQSLGAIDVMSKFVSLIVGAALVLIIIYINVLNRKKEIGILKAVGITPGSIVLSYAFLSMFYVSLGIFAGLVLYFALMLYFQANPVIFYETMEIRPQIDPVLLIESIVTMLTLSVIAGILPAWSVSKESILKAIWSR, encoded by the coding sequence ATGATCAATGATATCAGGGTGGGAGCTCTCATTGCATACTGCAGTGTAAAAAGAGGGAACAAAAAAACACTAATGTTCATCGTTTTTGTTCTCTCGCTCATTTTTATGAACCTGGTGTTCCTTCCATCAATGATAGGAGGAATGACTGTTCTATTTACTGGTATGATGCAGGACTACCCTTACGGGGACGTTGTCATTGAACCAACAGGCGACAAAACCTACATCAACAACGCTGATAATGTCTTGCAGAAGGTCCGGGCTGTCGAAGGAGTAAGGGCTGCAACAAAACGACTGGACGTGGGAGCATCTATTGAGCATAAGCAGAAAGTTGTGGGAGTAACCGTGACGGGTTTGCTTCCGACAGAAGAGTATGAAATTTCGCGATACCCGTATATTATCACTGAAGGGGATTTCTTAGGGGAACTTTCCCGGGATGAGATCATCATTGGTGCTGCAATCGCAGGCACAAGTCCAGTTTTTGGAGAAATATATGATAACCTGGGTGAAGTCAGAGCAGGATCCCTTGTTGATGTAACATACAGCAATGGCGTAAAAAGGACCTATAAGGTCAAAGGCATCATGGAAGGCACATTTGAACTTGTTGATCTTAATGCTTTAGTTCACTACAAAGAAATTGAAGAAGTATATGATTTGGAAGAGAGTAAAGCTACCAGTGTAGTTGTAAGGGTTGACAAGCAGGGGACTGAAGAACAAATACAGGATAAGATCAGAGAAGCCGGGGTGAATGAGCAAGTCTTCACATGGGCTGATAAATCAGAGTCTCTCATAAGGCAAGCAATGCAAAGCCTGGGTGCTATAGATGTCATGTCAAAGTTTGTGAGTTTGATCGTAGGTGCAGCACTGGTCCTCATCATTATCTATATCAATGTACTTAATAGGAAAAAAGAGATCGGTATTTTAAAAGCAGTAGGCATTACTCCAGGATCAATAGTATTATCCTATGCGTTCCTTAGCATGTTCTATGTTTCCTTAGGAATATTTGCAGGATTGGTATTATACTTTGCACTTATGCTTTACTTCCAGGCAAATCCGGTAATATTCTACGAAACCATGGAAATAAGACCCCAGATCGATCCGGTGCTGCTTATCGAAAGCATAGTTACCATGCTTACACTATCGGTGATAGCCGGGATACTCCCTGCCTGGAGCGTATCAAAAGAAAGCATACTCAAAGCCATCTGGAGTCGATAA
- a CDS encoding COG1361 S-layer family protein: MNQNTKLRYLLLLFIAIILTGISTANAEISSYACVNAELQEISPSSIGIDEEFTLGINLESCGTKTPEDITFEIISIPSDIKVTENLVTKVPKLTYSTSERYLVYHMRTTPDAKPGPHLIKMKLTYPNTPVETTKYYEIEVRVIGEDAEPRISSVKTNPEYIYEGDTVDLRLGIENFGEAIAKSVSIGLDHEFKGIKNSTIGTLGLNGSQTALFKFKASEAGEFEIPVIIEYEDDFGKQKNEYDIKITVLDKKGSLNLASVKVDPVLPYMDDTVELTMRVENSGDRTINSIRVYADHPFKGLKESFIGTLDPDEDGPAVITFIADEAGEYEIPVTITYIDDFGEEQIETKINVIVLESSGGAGTAAIVLLILAVIGGLIYNNYRTKKSKDEIIRQLMEGSDNSADNKEQ; this comes from the coding sequence ATGAATCAAAATACAAAACTAAGATATTTGCTCTTATTATTTATTGCAATTATCTTAACAGGAATCTCTACGGCTAATGCAGAAATTTCCAGTTATGCATGCGTAAACGCAGAGTTACAGGAAATAAGTCCCAGTTCAATAGGTATCGATGAAGAATTCACCCTGGGAATTAATCTTGAGAGCTGCGGTACTAAAACTCCTGAAGATATTACTTTTGAGATAATCAGCATCCCCTCAGACATAAAAGTTACAGAAAATTTAGTTACTAAAGTTCCAAAATTAACTTATAGTACAAGTGAAAGGTACCTGGTATATCACATGAGAACAACTCCTGATGCTAAACCTGGCCCTCATCTTATAAAGATGAAATTAACATATCCAAATACCCCCGTTGAAACAACGAAATATTATGAAATTGAGGTCAGAGTGATAGGCGAAGATGCTGAACCGAGAATCTCTTCTGTCAAAACCAATCCTGAATATATCTATGAAGGAGATACAGTTGACTTAAGGTTAGGCATAGAAAACTTTGGTGAGGCAATAGCAAAATCTGTATCAATTGGCCTGGACCATGAGTTTAAAGGAATTAAAAATTCCACAATTGGAACTCTTGGCTTAAACGGGAGTCAAACTGCATTATTCAAGTTTAAAGCAAGTGAGGCTGGAGAATTTGAAATCCCTGTCATTATAGAGTATGAAGATGATTTTGGCAAGCAAAAAAATGAATATGACATTAAAATAACCGTGCTTGACAAAAAAGGGAGTTTGAATCTTGCATCCGTAAAGGTTGATCCTGTTCTTCCTTACATGGATGATACTGTAGAATTGACCATGAGGGTCGAAAACTCCGGGGACAGGACAATAAATTCAATAAGGGTCTATGCTGACCATCCGTTCAAAGGACTGAAAGAATCCTTTATAGGAACTCTTGACCCGGATGAAGACGGACCTGCGGTAATTACTTTTATAGCTGATGAAGCAGGGGAATACGAGATCCCTGTGACCATAACGTATATTGATGATTTTGGAGAAGAACAGATCGAAACGAAGATCAATGTCATAGTCCTGGAAAGCAGTGGTGGGGCAGGAACAGCTGCAATCGTATTGCTTATCCTGGCAGTTATTGGAGGATTGATTTACAATAATTACAGAACAAAAAAGTCAAAGGATGAGATAATCAGGCAGTTAATGGAAGGCAGTGATAACTCTGCTGACAACAAAGAACAATGA
- a CDS encoding GbsR/MarR family transcriptional regulator: MKTVKKEFENLVYQGMKSYGLDELSSKLLAILHSEPDPLTLEELSTRTGYSFSAVSAAMKLLTGITLVEKTKKAGSKKLYFSVQKDMLTMIINAVKTKNEVFVSPALKDLPAIIERCKKNRSEDSEEMLKLIEDYYQQMVALDLIFRNIAEYIENIQVELKKK, translated from the coding sequence ATGAAAACAGTAAAAAAAGAATTTGAGAATCTTGTGTATCAGGGGATGAAATCCTACGGACTTGATGAACTTTCCTCTAAATTGCTTGCAATACTTCATTCTGAACCAGATCCACTAACTTTAGAAGAGCTTTCTACAAGGACCGGGTATAGTTTTTCAGCAGTTAGTGCGGCAATGAAATTGCTTACTGGAATCACTCTCGTAGAAAAAACAAAGAAAGCCGGTTCAAAAAAATTGTACTTCTCAGTTCAAAAAGATATGTTGACAATGATCATTAATGCAGTAAAAACCAAGAATGAGGTCTTTGTTAGTCCTGCGCTTAAAGATCTTCCTGCAATAATTGAAAGATGCAAAAAAAACAGGTCAGAGGACTCTGAAGAAATGCTCAAACTAATCGAAGATTACTATCAGCAAATGGTTGCATTAGACTTAATTTTTAGAAATATTGCGGAATACATTGAAAATATCCAGGTGGAGTTGAAGAAAAAATGA
- a CDS encoding ester cyclase: protein MVPGTHRNLKTFANRHAKDVIVHVPAQPDQMGLEAHTKFALNSFKAFPDQRVENRPYKVFFTSEDWVCSIFTQKNLGIRVHGQKKAD, encoded by the coding sequence ATGGTGCCTGGAACGCACAGGAATCTGAAGACTTTCGCGAACCGGCATGCGAAAGACGTCATCGTTCATGTTCCGGCACAGCCCGACCAGATGGGATTGGAGGCTCATACCAAGTTTGCGCTCAACTCCTTCAAGGCATTCCCTGACCAGCGTGTCGAAAACAGGCCTTATAAGGTCTTCTTCACCTCGGAAGACTGGGTGTGCTCGATCTTTACACAGAAAAATCTGGGGATAAGAGTACATGGACAGAAAAAAGCTGATTAA
- a CDS encoding VWA domain-containing protein, giving the protein MPNENNKQVILKIIGAAVVVFILVYAAITIIGPDEKSLDGVVKDINVNAVPHPMGHVDVSPDLKNSLSEDLPDISRYPPQVDSSTPSYIEIFSSTEKAGSGADGWLTEVARDFNDAGIMIDGKQVSIRLRGIPSGEAADYIISGKYLPDAYTPSNELWGELIISRGVKAELVEERLAGNVAGVLLTKSKKDELVNKHGAVNTRTITDAVANKELAMGYTNPFASSTGLNFLISTLYTFDSSNLLSDKAKAGFEGFQANIPVVAYTTLQMRESAKSGVLDGFVLEYQTYVNTPDIGYYEFIPFGFRHDSPMYAIGDLSEEKMKILNEFVEFSQQEKYQILATEYGFNGFNEYQSETGPVSGDVIIQSQKLWKEKKKPICAVFVADVSGSMMGEPLNNLKDSLLKGQYYIGEDNMIGLASYSNDVNIDLPISRFDLNQRALFVGAVNDLQACGSTATFDAIAVAMKMIEDQRDADPDLRPVIFVLSDGETNKGHSLNDIKDIVEDLGIPIYTIGYNADLPALQAISSINEAASINADTDDVVYKLGNLFNAEM; this is encoded by the coding sequence ATGCCGAACGAAAACAACAAACAAGTAATTTTGAAGATAATCGGAGCAGCAGTTGTAGTATTTATCTTAGTTTATGCGGCGATTACTATAATCGGACCCGATGAGAAATCGCTGGATGGGGTCGTTAAAGACATCAATGTGAATGCAGTCCCGCATCCTATGGGCCATGTTGACGTTTCCCCGGACCTGAAAAACTCCCTGTCCGAAGACTTGCCTGATATCTCCAGATACCCTCCGCAGGTTGATAGCAGCACACCCAGCTACATCGAAATATTCTCCTCAACAGAAAAAGCTGGCAGCGGTGCTGATGGCTGGCTAACGGAAGTGGCCAGGGACTTCAATGACGCGGGAATAATGATTGACGGCAAGCAGGTATCGATAAGGCTCAGAGGAATCCCCTCCGGGGAAGCCGCCGATTATATTATTTCCGGGAAGTACTTGCCGGATGCCTATACGCCGTCCAATGAGCTCTGGGGAGAGCTAATCATCTCCAGAGGGGTTAAAGCCGAGTTAGTGGAAGAAAGACTTGCCGGCAATGTGGCCGGGGTCCTGCTCACTAAATCCAAGAAAGACGAACTGGTAAACAAACACGGGGCAGTCAATACCAGGACGATTACCGATGCTGTCGCGAACAAGGAACTGGCGATGGGCTACACCAATCCTTTTGCCAGTTCAACCGGGCTGAACTTCCTGATCTCAACTTTATACACCTTTGACAGCAGCAACTTATTGAGCGACAAAGCAAAAGCAGGATTTGAGGGCTTCCAGGCCAATATTCCCGTGGTCGCCTATACTACTCTGCAAATGAGGGAATCTGCCAAATCAGGTGTTTTGGACGGTTTTGTCCTGGAATACCAGACCTATGTGAATACACCGGATATCGGGTACTACGAATTTATACCCTTTGGGTTCAGACATGACAGCCCGATGTATGCGATCGGCGACCTATCGGAAGAGAAAATGAAAATCCTGAACGAATTCGTTGAATTCTCCCAGCAGGAAAAGTACCAGATCCTGGCCACCGAGTATGGTTTTAACGGCTTTAATGAATACCAATCCGAAACCGGACCTGTCAGCGGCGATGTGATCATCCAGTCCCAAAAACTCTGGAAAGAAAAGAAAAAACCTATTTGCGCAGTATTTGTGGCCGATGTCTCCGGCAGCATGATGGGCGAGCCGCTGAACAATTTGAAAGATTCATTGCTCAAAGGTCAATACTACATCGGGGAGGACAATATGATTGGCCTGGCATCATATTCCAACGATGTCAATATCGATCTGCCGATTTCCAGATTCGATCTGAACCAGAGAGCCTTGTTTGTCGGAGCGGTTAATGATTTGCAGGCATGTGGCAGCACGGCAACCTTCGATGCGATTGCTGTCGCCATGAAGATGATCGAGGATCAACGGGATGCAGATCCCGATCTGAGACCGGTTATCTTTGTTCTCAGCGACGGCGAGACCAATAAAGGCCATTCGCTGAACGATATTAAAGACATTGTAGAGGACCTTGGAATACCTATATACACAATTGGCTATAATGCGGATCTTCCGGCCCTGCAGGCTATCTCCAGCATAAATGAGGCTGCCAGCATTAACGCCGATACCGATGACGTTGTTTATAAGCTGGGCAACCTGTTCAATGCCGAAATGTAA
- a CDS encoding toxic anion resistance protein, whose protein sequence is MAFTMEVPDEAAIKSEVEEQVKPVSEEVAQLQAVAEKNVAEILTLDIDEFAKKKHILQSIESFGAASMKSSADKNSLLQVTVGKLSRDGDEGGVVAKGLMDLNRELKDLDPSLIDFTRTGIFGKLFNPVRDYFARYQKADSAIADIIVSLDKGKTILKNDNTTLEIEQQALRNLTKKLIKEVRLGTLMDESIETQIETARASNEDPENIKFVTEEVLFPLRQRIMDMQQMIVVNQQGVMAIELVIRNNKELMRGVERAKNVTVSALKTSVMVAGALYNQKIVLKKIQMLNETTNNIIGSTSQMLKEQGAEIQEQSMETNISVETLKTAFADVMEALDSISTYKQEALPKMRDTINQFRELAARSEEQIQQLEKGHKLEL, encoded by the coding sequence ATGGCTTTTACTATGGAAGTGCCCGATGAAGCGGCGATTAAGAGTGAGGTGGAGGAGCAGGTCAAACCGGTATCTGAGGAGGTCGCCCAGCTTCAGGCTGTAGCGGAGAAAAATGTTGCGGAAATTCTGACTCTGGATATCGATGAATTTGCCAAAAAGAAGCATATCCTCCAGTCGATCGAGTCTTTCGGGGCTGCCTCGATGAAAAGCTCGGCAGATAAAAATTCTTTGCTGCAGGTGACAGTCGGGAAACTGTCCAGAGACGGCGATGAAGGCGGCGTTGTGGCAAAAGGTCTAATGGATTTGAACCGGGAATTAAAAGACCTGGACCCCAGCCTGATTGATTTCACCAGGACCGGCATTTTCGGCAAGCTGTTCAACCCGGTAAGGGACTATTTTGCCAGATACCAGAAAGCAGATTCGGCGATTGCGGACATCATTGTCTCTCTGGACAAGGGGAAAACAATTCTGAAAAACGATAATACTACTCTGGAGATCGAACAGCAGGCATTGCGCAATTTGACTAAAAAGCTGATAAAAGAGGTCCGGCTTGGTACCCTGATGGACGAATCCATTGAAACGCAGATCGAAACAGCCAGAGCCAGCAATGAAGACCCGGAAAATATTAAATTTGTCACCGAAGAAGTCCTGTTTCCACTGCGGCAGCGGATTATGGATATGCAGCAGATGATCGTAGTCAATCAGCAGGGCGTAATGGCGATAGAGCTTGTGATCAGAAATAATAAGGAACTGATGCGCGGGGTAGAAAGAGCCAAAAATGTGACGGTTTCCGCTTTGAAGACCTCAGTGATGGTTGCCGGCGCTCTTTATAACCAGAAGATTGTCCTGAAGAAGATTCAAATGCTCAATGAGACCACTAATAATATCATCGGCAGCACCTCGCAAATGCTGAAGGAACAGGGGGCGGAAATCCAGGAACAGTCAATGGAAACCAATATCTCTGTCGAGACGCTGAAGACTGCCTTTGCCGATGTCATGGAAGCGTTGGATTCCATCAGCACCTATAAGCAGGAAGCTCTGCCCAAAATGCGGGATACTATCAATCAGTTCAGGGAACTGGCCGCCAGAAGCGAAGAACAGATTCAGCAGCTGGAGAAGGGTCATAAACTGGAGCTGTAG
- a CDS encoding TetR/AcrR family transcriptional regulator produces the protein MNRQVKNKRTAIMDAALKLFTERGFHGTSTAQISKDAGVATGTLFNYFPSKEALINSLYFEVKGRLSICIKEGLDSEATFEARMKKLWSNFVRCGVNNPEEFLFVGQFSSSPYITKITREEAMKEYESIRALAEEGFRNGKTGNYSMELAMMIFYQSSRAVVSLVLDSRSSLDMDEIIEEGFQILWKGLAPE, from the coding sequence ATGAACCGGCAGGTTAAGAACAAAAGAACCGCAATCATGGACGCAGCCCTGAAGCTCTTTACGGAGAGGGGTTTTCACGGCACGTCCACCGCGCAGATTTCAAAGGACGCGGGGGTAGCCACAGGGACCCTTTTCAACTACTTCCCAAGCAAGGAAGCCCTGATAAACAGCCTCTATTTTGAGGTTAAGGGCAGGTTAAGCATCTGTATAAAAGAAGGGCTTGATTCCGAAGCCACTTTTGAGGCCAGGATGAAGAAGCTGTGGTCGAATTTCGTCAGGTGCGGCGTTAATAATCCTGAAGAGTTCCTTTTTGTGGGACAGTTCAGTTCATCCCCCTATATCACAAAAATCACCAGGGAAGAAGCGATGAAGGAGTATGAATCCATCCGCGCTCTGGCGGAGGAAGGCTTCAGGAATGGAAAAACCGGAAATTATTCAATGGAACTGGCCATGATGATTTTTTACCAGTCCAGCAGGGCGGTGGTAAGTCTTGTTCTGGACTCCAGAAGCTCGCTGGATATGGATGAAATCATCGAGGAAGGATTTCAGATCCTCTGGAAAGGTCTGGCTCCCGAATAA